The DNA sequence GGACAACAATAAATGTGTAGAAATAAATGTCAGTGTCTGACATGTGATCTACATAGTCTACATAGCTGTGTTATGAATTATGAATGACTTTTCTGACTTTCTGCCTGTAATCTTACAGATTGTAAACTTCAGTGGCACAGCATTTGTGCTTCATTAGAGGGGAAAATTATTCCAGTTGGACTCCATATACAGTGCTTGCTGTTTTAGCCATGCATAATTAATTTGGGCACCTATTGCCCAGACATCTTCCCAGCCCATGCGAAAGGCAGACTGTTGAAGCTATTCAAATCCCCCgtggctcagagagagagagagagagagagagagagagagagtttcaatCCAGTCTCGAGTCTGTCTATGAGCGGGCGACATGGCACGCCTCCAAGGCTTAGTCCTGTTTGAGAGCGAATGCAAATTATGATTCCTCTCCAGTGCATATACGAGCTGCTGGCTCTCCACGTCAGCACCACCCCGTCCAAGATTGACAGATGTTTTCATCGCCAGATCTGCATACATgaatcacaacaacaacgacgccCCCAATGACTTTACGCCATCCCAGCTGAGGGGTAGGCTTGTCTGTGTTATAGCGCTCCAAATTTTAACCAACGCCAGATGGCCAAGAGCAGGAAAGGACAAAACCAAGAGATCAGCTGACCACAGGTCAGTCAATATCCCCACGTCACGATTTGCATAGCTTGACCATGCTGGTTGGTGCATTAAGGTGATACATGGGATGTGTCTGCAGCAACAAGGGATGGGTTTATGGTGGGCAGCAGTGACTGCAATGTTTCTAGGAAATGAGCGCAGGTTTTATGGGCTGCCTTGCCGTCTGCCACGGTGGTCACTCAACTGTATCAAGCAAACGGCCACCTGCCCGAAACAGGAGACAGTGTGCTCACCAAAACAGTCTATTCGCTGGTTCTGTGTACAGAGAAACATCCATCATGACACGTCCTAGGTCAACTGTGACAGTGCAGGGGGGAAAAAGCATTAGTGTGCAGCACCAGACGTAGGACTTTAGTATCAACTGACTCACCTTGTTTTGATGGATGCAGAAAAGACTATCATATTACAACTGAGTCACTATTGGGAGGTCATGGAAAGTGGATTGAGTGTATCACGGCTGGTCAGGCACCAGTAGCCATCATGGTGACCATGGATCACGGACTTCAGATGTGAAGgactattttttaaaaatcgaataaaaaaaagaattagcattcaataaaaacacagacgccaatatgcaacacacaccaccactggtCGAGGTTCCATTGGCCAGAGGATTATCTTGTAGTCAATTCATGGATTTGGGAACAAACTGCCAAGGTCATCCTTTGAGAGGACGGTCGGGCAGGCGGTGGGACATGCTGGCGCAGCACATTCGGCATGATCATGCCCTGCGGAGAATCGGTTTCGGATCAGACGCGGAAAGACGGTAATCATTTTTCAAGGCACGCGGCTTATCTCCGGGGGAAGCCACAGCTATaacggagcagagcagaggaaccGGGAGGTGTGGATTAAAAGGCAGAATGTTGGAATTGATTCTGCATACCAATCACATCCAGCAGTGGCTTTCCCTGAGTGATAATTACATTCAAAGGTAGTCATCACCATGGGGCCAAGTGAGAAGTGAGAAGGAAgggagatttgtttttttttaataaatttcACAAATAATAAATACCATCTCCAGAGATGTTTCTATGTATTCATCCAATTGTCAATAATATGAGATGAAACATTAGGTTTGCTTCAAAACTTGGTTCAATGCTAAACCAAGAAATGTTCTTCCATAGATTTTCAAagcactgaatcactgaaagtCTGTCAAAGTAAGAGATTTTAGTCCATTTGAGATAAAGAAAAGTTCAAGGCTCAATGTCACAGGGTGTTAAATCTTAACCTATCTTTAAAGATGACACATTTGATCTGTATTGGGCTCACATATCTTAAAGATGACACATTTAATCTGCATTGGGTTGAAGGTTAGTTTCCATCATGCTATTTACCTTACAAAAGGAGAACGGGATGGGATAGATTCTGATAGCATAACACATTCAGTGGAAAGGCCACGCTGTCATGGAACgctgaatgaaagaaagagccCAAGTGGGTTATCACCGTGGAAACAATGGCAGGCATCAGCCTGGATTCCCAAAGGCCACTTGCCACAGTGGGCTTCCAATTACTCCTCTGCTCTTTACTTCTGCTGTACAGAAATAAACACAGGTCAACTTTGAGATTGAATCATGTTAAGAGCTATATTTCTTTTCCACGCAATGAGCAAATAGGGAACTAAGAAGAAGACCAACCATGATGATGCTGTCACTGCAACAGCATATTACCCTGaacaaaattataaacacacttttgtttttgcctCCATTTATCATGAGATGAACTCAAAGACCTCAAAGACTTTCTCTATATACAGAAAAGGCCTATTTTTCTCCAATATTGTTCACAAAATCTGTCTAAACCTgtgttaaggctggcttacattgcacgattttggtctgttttaacagtcggcgactaaatttccaaaatcgggcggaaatcttgggagttgtactgaaatcgcagcgcgctcacgtcatctaaatcgtttagtgtaaggtgccaattttagcggttttaagtccgtcggaggcagtctttttctagttttgccgttacgacaatatcaaacatgtttgatattatcggaagtcttttcagtcgtggctcatgcaaatagtgacgtgaacattaaaaaccaatagtaaccttgcgcgaacatgaaacaggaaggggcaaaataggcgacagctgtagcctttatgattatttgttatttcatttcttataatttagtagtcggctgttctacgtgacagaacaactctatatctgttagtgatgtcacacatcaaacaatgctgcagaaacgcgaaaaaaatactttgatatgagtagactatcatgtgatttcctgtgaatgatgacgtgtagcctatggaaataatttgagggaatctagcagcagtcttgtaaatagtgacccacagtctttgcaaaatcctaatctgagactggcctgtgactaaaaactcaatgaattgtctttagatgtgagagggtctgagactgtagtttttcaaaaatcttttccaaatctttgcaaagtctggcaatgtaaggtaggctttagtgaGCACTTTTCTGTTGCCGAGATAATCCATCCACTTCACAGGTGTGGCAAATCTAGATGCTGATTACACAGCAAgattattgcacaggtgtgcctTAGGCTGGCCACAATAAAAGGCCACTCTCCATAGACTGTGCATGCTGTTGACCAGTGTCAGCATGGAAGGGTGGTTTCAAGGGGTAACAAACACTGTATATTCTCTGgcactttttttgtttaaatcAGGCTGAAGCAATAAAGACACTGGAAGAGttttaacattcaaattaaATTAATTACCGTAATTAAATATATTCTCATTGGCATGGTCCAAAAGACTAGGGCAGTAAAAACAAGTGAAAATAAGAGCCAAACAGTGAGAGTCAATGTCCCAAACTAGCTAAAATCAAATCACATTGTTGTTAGTGAAATGCCCATTTTGGGTTCACATACTGTGCAATGCATGACATTCACTTCATTTTGCAGTTTTCTCGAATTACCCATCTGTGTTAAAAAGAAatcacaaaggtgtgtgtgtgtgtgtgtgtgtgtgtgtgtgtgtgtgtgtgtgtgtgtgtgtgtgtgtgtgtgtgtgtgtgtgtgtgtgtgtgtgtgtgtgtgtgtgtgtgtgtgtatggagagggTTAAGCAGTGAGGTGCTTTGTTACAGAGAAGTGGAGAACCTGAGATGAGTATGAGGCAAAACAGAGAAACTGGGCATTTCTAATGGAATTCCATCTGGGCACTGAGGCATGCCCCACCATCATCACAGTTCATCTCCCAACACATCCACAGCCACTACCATCAcggcccccccaaaaaacaatgAACAACAGGCAGTTATGTTCATACAGGCTGGATGTGCACATATTTACAGCTCCTGATGAGGTGCCTTAGAAAATACACAATAACAGAAGGTGCTATTAGCTATGAAGGGTGTAATCacggagaggaaaaaaagaacaccTGCTATTATTtgagataggcctacagtacatcaatcCCTTCATCACCCCACGTCTCTTTaacactctctccttctgtctctcatgcTCATAAAGTCATGCTTATTTGTTAGTTCTGTCCCTGACTGTGCCTCGCTGTCTGAGACATCACAtagatgagagatggagagctggTGGCCCAAAATGCATGTCTTTATATCTTCATTCATATCTTGAAAATCTGTATCTTACATACAAATGATTGCATGGTGAAAGGAgcgtgtatagtgtgtgtgtgtgtgtgtgtgtgtgtgtgtgtgtgtgtgtgtgtgtgtgtgtgtgtgtgtgtgtgtgtgtgtgtgtgtgtgtgtgtgtgtgtgtgtgtgtctgcgtctgcgcgtgtgtatgcgcgtgtgagTCTAATCTACGGGCTTGTTTGTGCCTTGCTGCTCACATGTGTTCGTTTGCATGTTTTGGATGTCTCAGCCTCATTTTGACGCCGGGTCTTCACTCCCGTCTCGCCTGTCTCTCACATCAAAGCGCCTCCGTCTTCCCGTCCCGTGTGCCAACAGCCGAAGAAGAAGCCTCCATTATCACGCCCATGCCTAATGAGGTCGTGAGAGCTTCAAAAAAACCCAGCTCTGACTCAGATGTTTTCCTACAGGAGAACATCGGCGGGATCCATTAAACATGAGAGTGTGGCGGGCGACGCTTCCCCCCCTCACCTCGTTTCGCCTCGATAGACCCGTGACGAGCAGATGAGCTCCTCTCGACTCATTCAGACAATGCCGACGCGGAACATATTTGTTGAATCAAAGTCAAGAATGGAGGTGGGAAGAAGCAAGCTTTCCCGGATCTGTCTGTGAGCGTGTCAGATTTGACACTGACTTGACCCGGAGGGATGAGCCTTAATCAGGGCCCAAAAATAGCACAGAGAGTGAAGGGGAGTGGGAGGTAGACAGGCACCTAGATTGCTACAGCGGAGGTGTGTTTGGATGCCGAGTCTGGGATCCCCCAGATGTTACGAGTTATGGGTTTGCATGCAGACAGATTTTCAGCATGCTAGACGTGTTTAGTGCCTAACCAACCACACCGAAAGATGCAGACAGTCTGCATCTCTGCAAGGTTGAGTTTTGGATGGAAGCTATAAATGAGAATACAGGTGATGCCCCTTTTTGCACCAAAACTCAATACTGAAATGTTCATGAAGAGCTTTATTTCAGCCTGTTGCAAATTGTCCATCCCCAAATTTGCCTTTAAAAAGCGGGCAGCAAGAGTCCTTTGATATATCCCTCATTACgactaatgtactgtatactaagGCATTAATTTGGGTCAGAGCATCTGTGTATGGCCTTCAGAGTGAGGTCAGGTCAGTCCGAACCTTCTTATCATTCATGGCACTAAGATTCATCCTGAAATGTGTGAAATTCATTCTCTAGCATACAGTCTTGCTTTCACTCTGAGAAATGATGGAGATTGGTAGAAACGGCAAataaaaatatagctgcaagcagcaatgagggggccaagcagtaggccggagtaaccacggcaactcaaCGTTGTTAGCTCAATGCCGCAATTCACCTGCCGCTAAGCGCTGCCTTTAGAACGCAGATAAGCCAATGACAGTCCGGCCTCAACGGGACTCGGACATCAGCTCGGACAACTCCATAGgaaacagcagggaggaggTTGGCCATCCCTGTCCtttgtggggtgtggggtgtgtggggtgttacGAGGGCAGCCGAGAAAGATTTTTGGGTTGGGTGTGGGTTCTCTCACAGTTAAAAAATCGGTTGAGATTTACaaaatctttatgtgtgtaccccccAGAAGTATGATTTCACAAACCCACTACATAGCATTTAAACGACAAACTGACAGTTCTGACAAAGTCTTAAAGCTATGACTGTGATGTCAGCGTATTCTCTTCGTTACCATCACTCCATATATGGACTGCAGACTCAAGGATTAGTCATTTCAGAGATTGATTTTTTTACTGATATAACTACTGCATGGTGTTTTGATCTTTGTCGTCTAATGATGTCTTATGTTTCTTAAGTCGTTATATCAAAGATAATATTGCAGatcttttgaaaatgtttgcatgtttttcaTTATGTACCATAGAAGGCATGCCAGGAGACATATTGTAATGTGTGGGGGGATTGTCTGGATTCTGGAAATATAAATGTACTTTTAAATAGGAAAACATCTCTGTAATATAACtaatatataaaatatgatGTTTCTACAATTGACAaagccactctctctcacacacacacacacacacgcacacacacacacacacacaaaagaccatTTCATCCATTAAAGTACTTTAATGGACGTAATatgaaatgtacagtaatgtcaTGTAGTTTAGTCAAAAGGCAGCTGAGCAGTTGAGTGGTAGTACTGTAGATGTAGCCGTCTGCTTGGCTGTCAGTAGAAGACCATGGCGTATGGACGACTGTCCTGCTcctcacacccactcacatgGTCAAAGGCCCATGTAGATGGGACAACGAAACTGAAAGGGCCCGCTGTGAAAACAGCAATACTCAAGTCAACATTCAGCATCAACTCATTTTGCTATTTTGTAATTTTGGCAGAGGACCAAAGAACATGGAGATGAAGATTtccttttaaaataataatttagtaTGCTAATCTTAAACTGTATACGGGAAACTGACCATATCAACTTATCACCATGATCGTACTAAAACTTTTACTTACAGTGCATGATGGCCACTCTATCTTGTCCAGTCACATCCCGATACATCTGGTCATGTGTCAGACCCCAGCCTGTTAGAAAGAGTTTGAAACCAGTTACGTGTCGGCATAAATCATCAGTTTATGGTGAATTCCACAGGTTCTCAAACTCTTTGGGCCTAAGGCCTAGTACCGACAGATTATGATGAATCAATGATTATGGTGAATGTCACACACCTCATTATAGACTATTATCATGAGTGTACATTCCAGCCTCGGAGCCAGAGAGCAACGAGTGGGGGGGCTATGAGCATCGATGGGGGGGGCAcctgtcgggggggggggggggggatactgCAAAGTATCTACTACAGAGCACTCTGTTTGGGGGGGCACAGAGACCTGTTTGGGGGGGCCTGGACCCCTATGGCCCCCCCCCTGATGCCGAGCCTGGTACATTCTCTTatgtctatatattttctaCACATAAAAAGTGTCCATGTGCCAAGTACAAAATAAAGGGAAGTGACATTATTCACAGATTAGGAAAGGTGATCTTTGGTCACTAGACTTGTTTAGCAGGTGCAACATACTGCAGGCCAACTGTGCCAATAGATGCCAATAGATCAAAAAGGATCATTTTCTAGTTTAAGCAAGGTCATACCTTGGTCTCCCTCGTCATCGTCTGCTGATGACTTAAGATTCTCCAGGAGGTGTTCAAGAGTCCAGTCAGATGGGACAGGGGAACTGGAGCCAGGGCCAGCTGTGACAATTACAGCAACACTCATGTCAAAAAAGTGACATTCAATATTCACTCATTTTGTCATTCAAGTCACTCATCAATGTCAGTGACTTTGTTTTCTTTACATAGATTGACCCTACTTGTACACTTTAAAGATCTCTGAAATTGAGCCTTTGGTTCAAAACAAATACCAAGTAGGCCTAGCCACTAATTGTGATTGGAATAACTAAAATGTTTTACTGCAAGGACCAGGACAGGACCATCTTGTCTGGTCATCTCCCTCCACATTTGGGCATTAGCCACAACCCAAACTGTTAGGAAAGGTTTAAAAGTGTATCTGTGGCCAGGAATGATCCATgttattctatattctattatATAAACTAGCTAAAGTTATAGCCTAAGTTATGCTTTTTGTGTTCTTACTTGCTGGTTCATCAGCCTGAAGATCCAATTCACCATGCTGAGGATTCTCTCCAAGCTGAGTGTTCTTCATGCTTGCCATATCCCTTGGTTGTTTAGCAGGGTCCTCTCCAGCCTCAGTGTTCTCCATTATTACCTCTGCCTGACCCGCTGGTTCAGCAGGCTGGAGAACCACCCAGCGTGGCTTGCGCTTCTCTTCAAAAGCCTGCACGGAAGACTTAAATCTTTCCTGGAGTTCTGCGTTAGCAGGTGCGCCTTTAGCAATACGGTTTAGCTTGCTCGGCTTGGCGTTAAGCCCAGAATAGGCCCAGGtcggttctctctcttttgccgaCTTTCTCTTGGCCATAGCAGAGTTGCAACAGATCCGGTGGTTCTTGGTTCTCTGTCGTCTTCGCTTTGGTCTTAGCCGGTGTCTGATGGTGTTCAAGAGGGCGCTCATGGCTCCCAAGAAGCAACCATTCTCTCCTCTAGCTTCACCACTCACTTCCATCTTCGGCCAATATGAAAAAATACACTCCTCCTTTGTCCTTGGCAGGATTACCAATATCAAATAGGTGAATCAATGAATGATTTGTGAAATCTCCAGCAGAAAGCTCTCTCTCAGTGTTATTGTGACATTATCTCTGGTGTAGCCAGGTCCAACTGATTCAGGGTTTTACCTCAGGATTCTACTTTAACCAACATTCTAATGATGGTACATTCTAGAACTCAACTTAATATGTTCTAGAATATGTTGAGAAGATTCCAAATGATGATGCCCGAAAGCATTCTAGAACTCAACTTGAAACAGTGGTCAAGTCAAGTGatccaggccaggccaggccaaaAGTCAAGACTTttgcatgggttcaaatacttattctccccactgtatagaAAATGTAACGCAACAGGGTTGACCTAAAGTGctttattttctcatttcataatttgaaatgagaaaataagaaaaaatatagctgcaagcagcaatgagggggccaagcagtaggctggagtaaccacggcaactcaaCGTTGTTAGCTCAATGCAGCAATTACATATGGCCATAAGCCATcagaccaagtttcatgtctcgcacgtcaaaagttacaagccaacttgcgtttttgctaattgcagctatcctagaggtcaaaggtcaccaaatttctggTTCACCCTACATGTCTATTCCAATGGAGGAGAAACAGGATTtcttaaacaaatgtaatttacaaagacatcgtaCCACACTGAAAACTCATGTTTTGTCACTAGCgacctacatctgtcctctgtcaaatacagttgcattttcaggtctgaacaaaaccgttaaTGAGTTATTTAGGCAAAAGTCTAAGGTACGTgttgttttcgatggttcctcctggctagtacgaatgaaacAGGCAGGGGgcaaaactagcataacgtttaAGCTATGTATTTcccataacgtcaatatttgacaacataacatgattggttACAGGCGAACGATTATACttctgaagacaaaaagcaaCGCGTGAATTAAACATGGTCGGAAGATGATCTATGTCACGATTAGTGTTGATCGGACAaaatgtgtgacctgtgaaGCTTTAGTTTCACTCTCgctaaaatccaaaatggcggaaaatctatcatggcggaaaatgacgtcatagggtgcgttgaacttgGGCAGGTCCAAAGATTCCAACGATACCTGAGttttgaaaatcggaccaacgCACGCCCAactttggtctgttggtggcgctagagagtttgaggtgctgacatgaaacttggtgacatgaatcatgaGACTGTCCCGAATCAGTGTGCCACATTTTcaaacttttcaccagtcgtttctatgggctgccattgacttccatgtcAGAATTATAATAAGAACACTAagaaacacaataggtgccttTGCAGCTttgctgcttggcccctaataaaAACTCTCATTAAAACCTGCTATTATGTGTGGCGGTGGATGATTCAAAAGTGGTGCTCAATCGGGCTACAGCTCGGTGGCATGGGGCAACATTTAATAAGCCTCCCTTGAGTATCATTACAGCCTTTAGAATCAGTCATTTGCTTAATTGTGGATTTTTGGCTGAGGAATTAGAGCAGTGGCTTTGTTGTTTAGCACTTCACAACACACATCTTTGCATCAGCCTCAGGCCCCTAGTGATTGACATTTCttaatggggaaatgtttaGCTAAGACACGTgttagttttgtgtgtttgggagcaAATATTTATGTGagcacccatctctctctctctctgtcccataactctctttgtgtctctatCTTTTGCCTGTCTCTTGCATATTCATGCGGGTAAGTGCGTGATCAATAATGCATTCTGTGCTGCTCGACTGGCCCACTTGTCTTTAACATGGAGGCTGAATGAGTGGGTGGCACAGCCGTGAGCAAGATGTATACGGGCTGAttcctcccctcttccacttccccctcttcctcttcctcctcctcttccccccctctactcttcctcctcctcctcctctctcactgtagAAGCCTCTTCTAGGCCTCTTCCCTCAAGGTCACTCCAGAGTCCAGTATTGTCCCCTCAGTACACGTGTGGCATTGCGAGCTCAGTACTCTCAGCGCAGAGGCAACGTCCACCTGATACCTCCCTCCAGCACCCCcttttgactgacagctggacGCTCGAGCCTTTCAGCGTCGGCCGATTAGCTGGCCGGCGGGACCGTTTACCCCCTCCTCTCCGACAGCATCACCTCTCGTCGGGTCACACCTGTCTGTCCACAGGTCGGGCCTCCCAGCCCTTGATTGGAGGAGCCAGTTTGGAGGCTCATATATATTTCACCGGGGTAGTGAAGGTTGATACACAGCGGGAGGTTCCAGTGTTCTGGGGTGTCACGGTCTCACATTGCAACATCGATTAGAAGAGTCCGGTGTGCCGTGGTGTCAGAGAAGTGAAGGTTCCTTTATCGTAAAAAGGCCGGTGCAACAGAGGTCGCATCTGTGGCCACAAAACACCAGTCAAACCACCAGCATATGGGAGTCTGTGTTTAATTATAGCAGAATTCCCCAGTGGTGGCTCCTGGTGAGGAATACCTGAtgtgcatgcaaatgtgtgtgcaaaTTAACTTTGAtttacagcatctctctctgatTGCACAGGTGTAAATTAGCATCTACCAAACATGTAGCAGGGTGCAGCACATCAGGTTTCATGTGGCCGCTGCTTGCCgcggaaaagaaaaaatattaatatttcTCAAGTTGCTTTCTCCACGACAGATATTCAGTGACACCGACGGTAAACATACAGACAGCAGTTGCCTGGAAAAAAGCGTCAAGTGTTGCGTTTTGAAGTGCAACTGCACTCAAGTGCTCAAGATTGCTGTTCCACTGCTGTTACAGTGAAGAGAACTTGGGAGGTACTACTTTGGATTGATCCCCAAAATTGGGGTGACGCGTTAATTCTAAGCCGTCCAGGGGACAGTGCTGGCTTGGCTGTGTCCCTCTCGCCAATTTGCGCTGACATTTACCTGACTTTTAAAATCCCGCCGGTGCGGCTCTGGCTCGTTGCGAATCTTAATTCGCTGGCCCGCCACCCCCCCAAGCCTATGCACCAGGACGTTCCTTTTGGGACCGGAATATCCACAAAGCCGTCCTGCGCTTGTCTGGCAAGCCACGCTCAATTTCCCTGACACAAAGTCTCCTGTGCAGCCTCCGCTGCTAACTTCAGCCATCCGGCGGCAGACAaacactcctcctcccccttttcATTCCAGAAATAATACTCGCTTTCTTCGCTCTGTATTCAACGCTGAAAACGGACGCTGCTTCAGATGTCACAGCTGAGGAGGGCATTGAAAGGCTCTTGTACGGTGCCCAGGGGTCGGTGTTGTTGAGAGGCAGAGTGCCTGAGAGGGAACACAAATAGAAAAGAATCCCACAAAGTGTTTGTGGACAGATGGGCTACCGAGCCACAGGAGAATGAGTGTTCTCTTCTTCACAGACTCCTTATAGTGCGTTTTTAATGAATATCAAGCCACTGGCCGAATTCACATGTTGTTGTTAGACGCACTGTACTTAAATTCACCTCAAATTCACCTCCTGTACACTTCCCCTTTCTTTGTCACGTACAAATGACACATTTCCtttgggatgaataaagtacttcttattcttattcttccATACTGACTAATAAATTAGATTTATGAACTATGTAATAGAAGCACAGAGTATGTAGTTGAACCAAATATCTTCCCAAAAACACGGCACCTGAAAACATCTGTAATAATGTACCCAATACTGTGTTTTGCAGTATTTTCCATCAAACGTTCAACAACCCTCTCACCACCTAACATCCTGTCAGTTCCCAACTCTTTAATATATTTCCTCCTCCCTGCTGGAATAAAGCGCTTGCGAGGCACAGCACAGCCGAGTGTGGAAAAACAATCTGGGGACGTGAAACAGGCTGTGACAGGGAAGGCTTTGCCACTGCTGGGGTGCAAAGGAGAGCGCTGAGGGCGGGCGACATGGGAATCGGTGTAAACGGCACGCCATTGGCCCACAGGAGTTGGAGGCAATCACAGCAACAGAGCAACACGCTGGAACCATCCAGCGGAGACGGCCTAATCCTGTCTCCTGCACATCAGGGGGGAAGAgccagagatggtgtgtgtgggtgtgtgtgtgtgtgtgtgtgtgtgtgtgtgtgtgtgtgtgtgtgtgtgtggaaataatGAAGCATgaaagggtggtggtggggaggggttgTGCATGGTGAATGAGGACTGTGCGATTGTATGTCTCTTCTACCCATATGTgcagtagtggtgtgtgtgtgtgtgtgtgttttctgtctgtgtgtgttatgtgttttgtgtgtgtgttctgcgtgtgttctgtgtgtctgtgtgtctgtgtgtctgtctgtgtctgcgtgtgtgtgtgtgtgtgtgtgtgtgtgtgtgtgtgcatctgtgtctacGTGTCCACGTGCCCATACACACCATCCAGGCTTCATGCACACAACTCTTACAGATGGCCCGCCAGCCTCAGAAACAGATGGAAgtggggcgggggagggggggggtgttgtttgGGAGTGACGGGGCAGAAATGTCAACAGTAAAGAGTTTAACTGTGAACATCTCCTCCCACCAGCCTCCAAGCCACAAGTGGGCCAAATCAAATCCACAAGCCAGCCACTCGAGTAAGATCCACTGCCCCGTAGAATAGAGACAAGCAGAACAGGACGAACTGTGACGGGGAGCGGTGGCGTCGGCCGGCAGTG is a window from the Sardina pilchardus chromosome 18, fSarPil1.1, whole genome shotgun sequence genome containing:
- the LOC134063451 gene encoding uncharacterized protein LOC134063451, producing MAKRKSAKEREPTWAYSGLNAKPSKLNRIAKGAPANAELQERFKSSVQAFEEKRKPRWVVLQPAEPAGQAEVIMENTEAGEDPAKQPRDMASMKNTQLGENPQHGELDLQADEPATGPGSSSPVPSDWTLEHLLENLKSSADDDEGDQGWGLTHDQMYRDVTGQDRVAIMHSGPFSFVVPSTWAFDHVSGCEEQDSRPYAMVFY